The following are from one region of the Gossypium hirsutum isolate 1008001.06 chromosome D03, Gossypium_hirsutum_v2.1, whole genome shotgun sequence genome:
- the LOC107949558 gene encoding sulfite exporter TauE/SafE family protein 3 isoform X1 translates to MLNWRKLDISDRTMLAARSKVWWLIFTAITMIGFFVVVSALVAAEPSSSPNQAPENNYVRKAFKFLELNNRQRYEHQWPDMRFCWQIVVGSVLGFLGAAFGSVGGVGGGGIFVPMLALIIGFDPKSSTAISKCMITGAAAATVCYNIRQRHPTLELPLIDYDLALLFQPMLVLGISIGVGFNVIFADWMITVLLIIVFIAMSTKSFLKGIQTWKKETIKKQETARHLELNGELTQHEVTTDSKEGKPKVSLIENICCKELGLLVVVWILILALQIAKNYSTTCSVEYWVLNFLQIPVTVGVSSYEAVFLYKGRRKIASKGDAVANWRVHKLVIYCGFGVLAGVLGGMLGLGGGFILGPLFLEMGIPPQVSSATATFAMLFSASMSVVEYYLLKRFPIPYALYLAGVATIAAFVGQHVVGKVIKIMGRSSIIIFILAGMIFGSAISLGGIGIAKMIKRIERKEYMGFEDICSYRP, encoded by the exons ATGTTGAATTGGAGAAAATTGGATATTTCAGACAGAACCATGTTGGCTGCTCGATCAAAAGTATGGTGGTTGATATTTACAGCTATAACGATGATTGGATTCTTTGTCGTGGTATCTGCGCTTGTTGCAGCAGAACCAAGTTCGAGTCCTAATCAAGCTCCGGAGAACAACTATGTTAGGAAAGCATTCAAGTTCTTAGAGCTTAACAATAGACAACGTTATGAACATCAATGGCCA GACATGAGATTTTGCTGGCAAATTGTGGTGGGTTCAGTACTTGGATTCCTTGGGGCTGCATTTGGGAGTGTTGGAGGTGTTGGTGGAGGAGGTATTTTTGTTCCCATGCTTGCCTTAATTATTGGGTTCGATCCCAAATCATCAACAGCAATCTCTAAAT GTATGATTACCGGTGCAGCAGCTGCAACAGTGTGCTACAATATAAGGCAAAGGCATCCTACACTTGAATTGCCTCTTATTGACTATGATTTGGCCCTTCTATTTCAACCAATGTTGGTTTTAGGAATTAGTATTGGGGTTGGCTTCAATGTGATCTTTGCTGATTGGATGATCACAGTTTTGCTAATTATTGTCTTCATAG CTATGTCAACTAAGTCATTCCTCAAAGGTATTCAAACATGGAAAAAGGAAACAATAAAGAAACAg GAAACTGCAAGGCATCTAGAATTAAATGGTGAGTTAACCCAACATGAAGTTACCACAGACAGCAAAGAAGGAAAACCCAAG GTGTCTCTTATTGAGAACATATGCTGCAAAGAACTTGGACTTCTCGTTGTTGTTTGGATTTTAATCCTTGCTTTACAGATTGCAAAG AATTATTCAACAACCTGTTCAGTAGAATACTGGGTATTGAATTTCTTACAG ATCCCAGTGACAGTGGGTGTATCATCATATGAAGCAGTGTTCCTTTACAAAGGGCGGAGAAAAATAGCATCCAAAGGGGATGCAGTGGCTAACTGGCGAGTTCACAAGCTTGTGATTTATTGTGGATTTGGTGTTTTGGCTGGTGTACTTGGTGGGATGCTTGGTCTTGGAGGTGGCTTCATCTTGGGTCCTCTTTTTCTTGAGATGGGAATCCCCCCTCAG GTATCAAGTGCAACAGCCACTTTCGCAATGCTATTTTCAGCGTCAATGTCGGTGGTTGAGTATTATCTTCTGAAAAGATTTCCAATTCCTTATG CTCTTTACCTTGCTGGGGTGGCCACAATTGCTGCATTTGTTGGGCAACATGTCGTGGgaaaagtcatcaaaataatGGGGAGATCATCCATAATCATCTTCATTCTTGCTGGGATGATCTTCGGCAGTGCCATTTCATTAG GTGGGATAGGCATTGCAAAAATGATCAAAAGGATTGAAAGAAAGGAGTATATGGGATTTGAAGACATTTGCTCGTATCGGCCTTAG
- the LOC107949860 gene encoding uncharacterized protein — protein MPPQKGQTHQHQNPLLPQHASIPNQHVQGHRQQPYTKASTSDSSTIRTIASNLNTRPPGSLPSDTKNPSPRGKEHCKAITLRSDKQTSEPIIDSTVAPQDTDGLITGENVPAQADISLPLPFTERFRKNEHDNQYQLFLDTLKQLQINTPLVDALVQSLTYGKFMKNLLSKKKKLTDIKTIKLTEGCSAILTNKLPLILKDLGSFTIPCSIGNHYLGKDLWDLGDSINLMPLSTFRKLGIGHVKSTTVTLQLVDQSLAQPEGKIKDILVHVDKFIFSANFIILDCEVEKEVLIILGRPFLAIGRTFIDVYNGEVTMQLNDEQVTFSVFEYVQYKDKEECHTFDVLDDLIKEEFNNQSTTFF, from the exons ATGCCTCCACAAAAAGGCCAGACACATCAACATCAAAATCCGCTGCTGCCACAACATGCTTCAATACCAAATCAACATGTTCAAGGACATCGACAACAACCGTACACTAAAGCTTCTACTTCTGACTC AAGCACAATTAGGACAATTGCTTCAAATCTGAATACTCGACCACCAGGTTCATTACCTAGTGACACGAAAAATCCTAGTCCAAGGGGAAAAGAACACTGTaaggctatcactcttaggagtgATAAACAAACTAGTGAACCGATTATTGACTCTACTGTAGCACCTCAAGATACAGACGGATTGATCACTGGTGAGAAT GTGCCGGCACAAGCAGATATATCTCTACCTTTACCCTTCACAGAAAGATTCAGGAAGAATGAGCATGACAATCAGTATCAGCTATTCCTGGACACACTGAAGCAACTGCAAATCAACACTCCTTTAGTGGACGCTCTAGTACAAAGTCTGacttatgggaaatttatgaaaaacctcttgtccaagaagaagaagctcaCTGATATTAAAACAATTAAACTCACAGAAGGCTGTAGTGCTATTTTGACAAACAAGTTGCCCCTTATATTGAAAGATCTTGGGAGCTTTaccatcccatgttcaattggcaatCATTATTTGGGTAAGGATTTATGGGACTTGGGAGATAGCattaacctaatgccactatctactttcagAAAGCTAGGAATTGGTCATGTGAAATCTACTACAGTGACGTTACAACTAGTCGATCAATCcttggctcaacctgaagggAAAATAAAAGACATCTTAGTTCatgtggataaattcattttttcggctaattttatcatacttgactgtgAGGTAGAAAAGGAGGTTCTCATAATCttgggacgaccatttttagccatcGGCCGAACTTTCATTGATGTTTATAATGGTGAAGTAACCATGCAACTGAATGATGAGCAAGTTACCTTTAGTGTTTTTGAATATGTTCAATACAAGGACAAAGAGGAATGTCATACTTtcgatgtgctagatgatctaattaAGGAAGAATTCAATAACCAAAGCACAACATTTTTTTGA
- the LOC107949558 gene encoding sulfite exporter TauE/SafE family protein 3 isoform X2 — protein MLAARSKVWWLIFTAITMIGFFVVVSALVAAEPSSSPNQAPENNYVRKAFKFLELNNRQRYEHQWPDMRFCWQIVVGSVLGFLGAAFGSVGGVGGGGIFVPMLALIIGFDPKSSTAISKCMITGAAAATVCYNIRQRHPTLELPLIDYDLALLFQPMLVLGISIGVGFNVIFADWMITVLLIIVFIAMSTKSFLKGIQTWKKETIKKQETARHLELNGELTQHEVTTDSKEGKPKVSLIENICCKELGLLVVVWILILALQIAKNYSTTCSVEYWVLNFLQIPVTVGVSSYEAVFLYKGRRKIASKGDAVANWRVHKLVIYCGFGVLAGVLGGMLGLGGGFILGPLFLEMGIPPQVSSATATFAMLFSASMSVVEYYLLKRFPIPYALYLAGVATIAAFVGQHVVGKVIKIMGRSSIIIFILAGMIFGSAISLGGIGIAKMIKRIERKEYMGFEDICSYRP, from the exons ATGTTGGCTGCTCGATCAAAAGTATGGTGGTTGATATTTACAGCTATAACGATGATTGGATTCTTTGTCGTGGTATCTGCGCTTGTTGCAGCAGAACCAAGTTCGAGTCCTAATCAAGCTCCGGAGAACAACTATGTTAGGAAAGCATTCAAGTTCTTAGAGCTTAACAATAGACAACGTTATGAACATCAATGGCCA GACATGAGATTTTGCTGGCAAATTGTGGTGGGTTCAGTACTTGGATTCCTTGGGGCTGCATTTGGGAGTGTTGGAGGTGTTGGTGGAGGAGGTATTTTTGTTCCCATGCTTGCCTTAATTATTGGGTTCGATCCCAAATCATCAACAGCAATCTCTAAAT GTATGATTACCGGTGCAGCAGCTGCAACAGTGTGCTACAATATAAGGCAAAGGCATCCTACACTTGAATTGCCTCTTATTGACTATGATTTGGCCCTTCTATTTCAACCAATGTTGGTTTTAGGAATTAGTATTGGGGTTGGCTTCAATGTGATCTTTGCTGATTGGATGATCACAGTTTTGCTAATTATTGTCTTCATAG CTATGTCAACTAAGTCATTCCTCAAAGGTATTCAAACATGGAAAAAGGAAACAATAAAGAAACAg GAAACTGCAAGGCATCTAGAATTAAATGGTGAGTTAACCCAACATGAAGTTACCACAGACAGCAAAGAAGGAAAACCCAAG GTGTCTCTTATTGAGAACATATGCTGCAAAGAACTTGGACTTCTCGTTGTTGTTTGGATTTTAATCCTTGCTTTACAGATTGCAAAG AATTATTCAACAACCTGTTCAGTAGAATACTGGGTATTGAATTTCTTACAG ATCCCAGTGACAGTGGGTGTATCATCATATGAAGCAGTGTTCCTTTACAAAGGGCGGAGAAAAATAGCATCCAAAGGGGATGCAGTGGCTAACTGGCGAGTTCACAAGCTTGTGATTTATTGTGGATTTGGTGTTTTGGCTGGTGTACTTGGTGGGATGCTTGGTCTTGGAGGTGGCTTCATCTTGGGTCCTCTTTTTCTTGAGATGGGAATCCCCCCTCAG GTATCAAGTGCAACAGCCACTTTCGCAATGCTATTTTCAGCGTCAATGTCGGTGGTTGAGTATTATCTTCTGAAAAGATTTCCAATTCCTTATG CTCTTTACCTTGCTGGGGTGGCCACAATTGCTGCATTTGTTGGGCAACATGTCGTGGgaaaagtcatcaaaataatGGGGAGATCATCCATAATCATCTTCATTCTTGCTGGGATGATCTTCGGCAGTGCCATTTCATTAG GTGGGATAGGCATTGCAAAAATGATCAAAAGGATTGAAAGAAAGGAGTATATGGGATTTGAAGACATTTGCTCGTATCGGCCTTAG